Proteins encoded together in one Candidatus Bathyarchaeota archaeon window:
- a CDS encoding ABC transporter permease, producing the protein MRLLGFNYLKIQRILTLTIAITLSSTLFSLTALSLLGFYKGFSLYLGEDENIIALYDRKSRTPFTGLVPLYLAERISVLEGVIAISPETAVPCILNNEQVFLRGVIPEEFTKLNQITIIDGEMLRMDDISAVMLGMNIAEKLDLRAGSSILILGVLKEQYLEMRIKGVFASNSVMDDEVIAPLYVGQWLRGTDYGHVTLIRFKIDRNLISASEIFEMIARETGDTSQPPPASQEPQTPIIIPRIITRFRIEDLGIEEAKNVMKNYMERYGITREALLTLSVMIFILSSSSIFSAAETILQQHKKEVEVIRSVGASKKTLKHDLLAKLLIWAAFGSTAGTAAAITILKVAETISKLQILSHTITFSTDPLIISTSIALTAMIVSISILRADLK; encoded by the coding sequence ATGAGACTACTTGGCTTCAACTACTTGAAAATACAACGCATATTAACCCTAACAATAGCGATAACTCTCTCATCAACACTCTTCTCCCTAACAGCTCTCAGCCTTCTCGGATTCTATAAAGGCTTCAGCCTCTACCTAGGCGAGGACGAGAACATCATCGCCCTCTACGATCGGAAAAGCCGAACCCCCTTCACAGGCCTCGTCCCACTATACCTAGCGGAGAGAATAAGCGTCCTTGAGGGTGTTATTGCCATCAGCCCGGAGACAGCGGTCCCATGTATACTAAATAATGAACAGGTATTCCTACGTGGAGTGATACCAGAAGAATTCACCAAGCTGAATCAGATAACGATTATAGATGGCGAAATGCTGCGAATGGATGATATAAGCGCGGTCATGCTCGGCATGAATATAGCCGAAAAGCTCGACTTGAGAGCGGGCTCAAGCATCCTAATCCTAGGCGTCCTAAAAGAGCAGTATCTAGAAATGAGAATAAAGGGGGTATTCGCCTCAAACTCAGTAATGGACGACGAAGTCATAGCGCCCCTATACGTTGGGCAATGGCTGAGAGGAACAGACTACGGCCATGTAACACTCATCAGATTCAAGATTGACAGGAATCTCATAAGCGCCTCAGAGATCTTCGAGATGATAGCGAGAGAAACGGGGGACACAAGCCAGCCGCCACCTGCAAGCCAAGAACCCCAAACACCTATAATCATCCCAAGAATCATAACGAGGTTCAGGATAGAGGACCTGGGAATAGAAGAAGCGAAAAACGTAATGAAGAATTATATGGAACGATACGGGATCACGAGGGAGGCCCTTCTCACCCTATCCGTGATGATCTTTATTCTCTCAAGCTCCAGCATATTCTCGGCGGCAGAAACGATACTGCAACAGCATAAGAAGGAAGTGGAGGTCATAAGATCAGTCGGAGCCTCAAAGAAGACCCTAAAGCATGATCTCCTGGCAAAGCTGCTAATCTGGGCGGCCTTCGGATCGACCGCCGGAACAGCCGCCGCCATAACTATCCTAAAAGTCGCCGAGACTATAAGTAAACTACAGATCTTATCCCACACCATAACCTTCAGCACTGACCCCCTCATAATCTCCACAAGCATAGCGCTCACGGCCATGATTGTCTCGATAAGCATCCTAAGAGCTGATCTTAAATGA
- a CDS encoding ABC transporter ATP-binding protein: protein MIEIMDLWKSYGENVILRGLNLTVREGEFIAVRGKSGVGKTTLLKIIGLLEDPDRGEVKVLGQKANGLSDDEKSKIRLNSIGFVFQFFNLIPSLTVLENIELPLALAGKGKNERRRRAYQLLKHFSLTDLAERFPETLSGGERQRIAIIRALANSPRIILADEPTSSLDDDNSQLVTNLLTDINRTEKVTIILTTTDLYEKLPVHRDYILREGRLAGAF, encoded by the coding sequence TTGATCGAGATAATGGACCTGTGGAAGTCATACGGTGAAAACGTGATCCTGAGAGGTCTAAACCTAACCGTAAGAGAAGGCGAGTTCATAGCTGTTAGAGGAAAATCGGGCGTAGGAAAAACAACATTACTAAAGATCATAGGTCTACTTGAAGATCCAGACAGAGGCGAAGTCAAGGTTCTAGGTCAAAAGGCGAATGGACTAAGCGACGATGAAAAATCAAAGATAAGACTAAACAGCATAGGATTCGTCTTCCAATTCTTCAATCTAATACCCTCCCTAACGGTGCTTGAAAACATAGAGCTCCCACTAGCTCTAGCAGGCAAAGGGAAAAATGAGAGGAGGAGAAGAGCCTACCAACTATTAAAGCACTTCAGCCTAACAGATCTGGCGGAGAGATTTCCAGAAACCCTAAGCGGAGGAGAAAGGCAGCGGATAGCCATAATAAGGGCGCTTGCAAATAGTCCAAGAATAATCCTGGCTGACGAGCCCACATCAAGCCTAGACGACGATAACTCCCAGCTCGTAACCAACCTATTGACAGACATAAACAGGACGGAGAAGGTTACAATAATCCTTACGACGACAGACCTTTATGAAAAGTTGCCAGTTCACAGGGATTACATTCTCCGGGAAGGGCGCCTAGCGGGGGCCTTTTAA
- a CDS encoding class I SAM-dependent methyltransferase family protein: MSKNIPEQNRIDRSQKWGIIFAASILFIITIICLAFSRLVDDYLLWLCLEKGTLKIYWQRRPIIWAQIPISPKYPLWIPLLPFAAGLADVLWAHKRISYEIRIRGKRIHHYQIGMASTLVGIILAAVTITSSAPSVIWLDWKRTSVAEILQGLSVIMVTGGILLTLLDAEDLAERMRRIKKGLEKIHNSKRYWKVVISGLRHTSPRQHEKIEKFMEVANWMETKEIIAPKSYDVVGDIAIIRLPDHLREQAGKAAQAIMQLNKHIRTVLLQVGPVSGELRLRKLTPILGENKTETTHKESGCTFKVDLEKCYFSPRLSFERMRVASQVKPGEVIVNMFAGVGCFSIVIGKHSKAEKIYSIDINPDAIRYADENVRLNRLQGIVEVLEGDSKTIIEERLREIADRVLMPLPERAYEYLEYGILALKPQKTGIIHYYDFMHAHKHEDPVEKTVTKISSKLENLGVDFNVAYGRVVRAVGPRWYQVVLDIEINKKH, from the coding sequence ATGTCCAAAAATATTCCCGAACAGAACCGTATTGACAGGAGCCAGAAATGGGGAATCATCTTCGCAGCGTCAATACTCTTCATCATAACCATCATCTGCCTCGCCTTCAGCAGACTGGTAGACGACTACCTCTTATGGCTATGCTTAGAAAAGGGGACGCTGAAAATATACTGGCAAAGAAGACCCATCATATGGGCTCAGATACCTATAAGCCCAAAGTATCCCCTATGGATACCACTACTGCCCTTTGCAGCCGGGCTTGCTGACGTTCTTTGGGCGCATAAGCGGATAAGCTATGAGATCCGCATAAGGGGTAAGAGGATCCACCATTATCAGATCGGGATGGCATCAACCTTGGTCGGCATCATTCTCGCCGCAGTCACGATAACTTCAAGTGCACCATCGGTTATATGGTTGGATTGGAAAAGGACCAGCGTCGCCGAAATACTCCAAGGATTATCTGTCATAATGGTAACCGGAGGAATCTTACTAACACTTCTCGACGCCGAAGATCTGGCAGAGAGAATGAGAAGAATAAAAAAAGGCTTAGAGAAGATTCACAACAGTAAGAGGTATTGGAAAGTCGTAATAAGTGGGTTACGGCACACTTCGCCCCGACAACACGAGAAAATTGAGAAATTTATGGAAGTGGCAAACTGGATGGAGACAAAGGAGATCATTGCGCCCAAGTCCTATGATGTCGTCGGCGACATAGCCATTATAAGATTACCGGACCACCTGAGAGAACAGGCGGGGAAGGCGGCCCAAGCCATAATGCAGCTGAATAAGCATATACGGACAGTTCTCCTTCAGGTAGGTCCAGTCTCAGGCGAGCTACGCCTAAGAAAACTTACTCCAATCCTAGGCGAGAACAAGACTGAGACTACCCATAAAGAGTCGGGCTGCACCTTCAAGGTTGACCTGGAAAAATGCTACTTTTCACCAAGACTCTCTTTCGAGAGAATGAGAGTTGCCTCACAGGTAAAGCCTGGCGAAGTCATAGTTAACATGTTCGCCGGCGTCGGATGCTTCTCGATAGTAATCGGCAAACACTCCAAAGCGGAGAAGATCTACTCCATAGACATCAACCCCGACGCCATCAGGTACGCCGATGAAAACGTGAGACTAAACCGTCTTCAGGGAATCGTCGAAGTTCTTGAAGGAGACTCAAAAACCATTATAGAGGAGAGACTGAGAGAAATAGCAGACCGGGTTCTCATGCCCCTACCGGAAAGAGCCTACGAATACCTAGAATACGGCATCCTAGCGCTAAAACCGCAAAAGACCGGGATCATACATTACTATGATTTTATGCATGCCCACAAACATGAAGACCCAGTCGAGAAAACCGTGACCAAGATTTCATCTAAGCTAGAAAATTTAGGGGTTGACTTCAACGTTGCTTATGGAAGGGTTGTAAGGGCTGTGGGACCCAGATGGTATCAGGTGGTTCTAGACATTGAGATCAATAAAAAGCATTAA
- a CDS encoding Trm112 family protein, whose protein sequence is MKKRLMDILACPIDKYYPLELYIFEEKEEIIEGMIVCPKCLRWYPIREEIPEMLPDELREKKEDLPFLKKWREKIPERILLEGKPFNLKGEPAE, encoded by the coding sequence ATGAAGAAGCGTCTAATGGATATTCTCGCATGCCCAATTGACAAGTATTACCCCTTAGAACTATACATATTTGAGGAGAAAGAAGAGATAATAGAAGGGATGATCGTCTGCCCAAAGTGCCTAAGATGGTACCCGATTAGGGAAGAGATCCCTGAGATGCTTCCCGATGAACTACGGGAGAAGAAAGAGGATCTTCCATTCCTAAAGAAGTGGCGGGAAAAAATTCCGGAAAGGATACTACTAGAAGGCAAACCATTCAATCTGAAAGGGGAACCTGCAGAGTAA
- a CDS encoding Gfo/Idh/MocA family oxidoreductase has translation MPDRLRVAVVGAGFWGKNHLRVLSELPEAELVAVCDLDEQRAKAAAEKYGIKAYVESMEMYRREHVEAVNLCVWSTRLAEEAMKALRMGKHVLVEKPMASSVREAKKIVEMAKSRNLRLMVGFIERFNPAVRRLKQAIDDGEIGLPVSVTVRRVSRWPERIGDVGVVKDTAIHDIDIVRYIFGEEPIAVFARTGNLRHERFEDYAQIMLAFPNGKSAFIEANWLTPYKVRRLTVTGSEAIISLDYITQEMTIETLGQTLTPRYEWEEPLKIELKHFVQSILEGNETMVTGLDGLKALQIAEAALRSAAKERMIKLA, from the coding sequence ATGCCTGACCGATTGAGGGTCGCTGTGGTTGGTGCGGGATTCTGGGGCAAGAACCATCTTAGAGTCCTCAGTGAGCTTCCAGAAGCAGAGTTAGTTGCGGTCTGCGATCTTGATGAGCAGAGGGCTAAAGCGGCGGCGGAGAAGTATGGCATTAAAGCCTATGTTGAAAGTATGGAGATGTATAGAAGGGAGCATGTAGAGGCGGTTAACCTATGTGTATGGTCGACGAGGCTTGCCGAAGAGGCTATGAAGGCGCTGAGGATGGGGAAGCATGTGCTTGTTGAGAAGCCCATGGCAAGCTCCGTGAGGGAGGCAAAGAAGATTGTGGAGATGGCGAAGTCCCGTAATCTTCGCCTCATGGTAGGCTTCATAGAAAGGTTTAATCCGGCTGTCCGAAGATTGAAGCAGGCGATAGATGATGGGGAGATTGGTTTACCTGTCTCGGTTACTGTTAGGCGAGTTTCAAGATGGCCGGAAAGAATAGGAGATGTTGGGGTTGTTAAGGATACAGCCATACATGACATAGATATTGTCCGTTATATTTTCGGAGAGGAGCCCATTGCGGTATTCGCTAGAACTGGAAATCTCAGGCATGAAAGGTTCGAGGACTATGCTCAGATAATGCTCGCCTTCCCGAACGGGAAATCCGCCTTTATTGAGGCGAATTGGCTTACGCCCTACAAGGTAAGAAGGCTCACAGTGACGGGAAGCGAGGCGATAATATCCCTGGACTATATAACGCAGGAGATGACTATTGAGACTTTAGGGCAGACGTTGACACCGAGGTATGAGTGGGAGGAGCCTCTCAAGATTGAATTAAAGCACTTCGTCCAGTCCATCTTAGAGGGTAATGAGACGATGGTCACCGGCTTAGATGGCTTAAAGGCCCTGCAAATAGCTGAAGCGGCGCTTAGATCAGCTGCGAAAGAACGTATGATAAAGTTAGCATAA